A DNA window from Boseongicola sp. contains the following coding sequences:
- a CDS encoding 3-hydroxybutyrate dehydrogenase — MSLKGKTAVITGSNSGIGLGIARELAKAGANVVLNSFTDRDEDHALADEIAKETGVNARYIKADMSKGDECRDLIEQAGVCDVLINNAGIQHVAPVNEFPTEKWDAIIAINMSSAFHTTAAALPKMRAAGWGRVVNISSAHGLRASPFKSAYVTAKHGVVGMTKVVALETAKEPITANAICPGYVLTPLVEAQIPNTAKEYGISEDEAIEKVILLKQPSKEFVTVEQIGGIVKFLCSDAAVQITGTTISADGGWTSQ, encoded by the coding sequence ATGTCGCTCAAGGGGAAAACTGCCGTCATAACAGGATCAAATTCTGGTATTGGCTTGGGCATCGCACGCGAGTTGGCGAAAGCCGGGGCAAATGTGGTTTTGAACTCATTCACTGACCGTGATGAAGATCATGCACTTGCCGACGAGATCGCAAAGGAAACCGGCGTTAATGCGCGTTATATTAAAGCGGATATGTCTAAAGGCGATGAGTGCCGGGACCTGATCGAGCAGGCTGGCGTTTGCGATGTTCTGATCAACAATGCAGGTATCCAGCACGTCGCGCCGGTTAACGAATTCCCGACAGAAAAATGGGATGCGATCATCGCGATAAACATGTCGTCGGCATTTCATACAACAGCCGCGGCATTGCCGAAGATGCGTGCCGCGGGTTGGGGCAGGGTAGTTAATATCTCATCCGCCCATGGCCTGCGCGCAAGCCCGTTTAAATCGGCCTATGTCACTGCAAAACATGGCGTCGTCGGTATGACCAAAGTTGTTGCACTAGAGACGGCGAAAGAACCGATCACAGCGAACGCGATCTGCCCAGGTTACGTTCTGACCCCCTTGGTCGAAGCGCAAATCCCGAACACAGCCAAAGAGTACGGCATCTCAGAAGACGAGGCTATTGAGAAGGTTATCTTGCTAAAGCAACCTTCCAAGGAATTCGTAACTGTTGAACAGATTGGGGGCATTGTGAAATTCCTGTGCTCGGATGCTGCTGTACAAATCACTGGCACAACCATCTCCGCCGACGGCGGCTGGACATCTCAATAG